Proteins found in one Syngnathus acus chromosome 9, fSynAcu1.2, whole genome shotgun sequence genomic segment:
- the LOC119127213 gene encoding GRAM domain-containing protein 2B isoform X4, with amino-acid sequence MTDTVTPLEEDDSSGTGAGTYRRDLNKDNHPIGSPKFDMSSEARQRSPTILDERLQSCEAEHQQINQHQLQRQQNPNRQHRNTSPLVRSKTFDASELIPVKTELHSKLERKKSHYSQLSKSNCQYHKIFKEISKDEQLGQSYTCALQKDILYQGRMFVSDHWICFHSKVFGKDTKIAIPVISVTHVKKTKTALLVPNAVVIATANDRYVFVSFLARDNTYKFLMSVCLHLEEKSPCNSPIPSSPQITFRGRTSPRTPRFPLSFHADFADLNGTLLRSRQDTEESSTSDSQTPDDDKVAVYPVPPFLEALKCSDVSPLPEHQHQVKNLLHPKHSKIPKQESKQHGLEVKREDARSGQTLSLNTLLCVYLFLVCILMLSSCFLTVKMLSLEHRLATLGPVTELAQPDDFLQNSDDVNRELFSELLSLNLKKLEKVLTWNQPISFHPQCSEESSKTFG; translated from the exons ATGACTGACACCGTCACGCCGCTGGAGGAAGACGACAGCAGCGGAACCGGCGCAGGAACGTACAGACGTGACCTCAACAAAGACAACCATCCGATTGGCAG TCCAAAGTTTGACATGTCATCCGAGGCGCGTCAAAGAAGCCCTACGATACTCGATGAACGTCTGCAGAGCTGCGAGGCCGAACAccaacaaataaatcaacatcAGCTTCAACGACAACAAAATCCAAACCGCCAACATCGGAATACATCGCCGCTGGTCAG gTCCAAGACGTTTGACGCGTCGGAGCTGATTCCCGTGAAAACCGAGCTGCACTCCAAGCTGGAGAGGAAGAAATCTCACTACAGTCAG cTGTCCAAGAGTAACTGTCAATACCATAAAATCTTCAAGGAGATCAGCAAAGACGAGCAACTCGGGCAAA GTTACACGTGCGCGCTACAGAAGGACATCTTGTACCAGGGCCGCATGTTTGTCTCCGACCACTGGATCTGCTTCCACTCCAAAGTCTTTGGGAAAGACACCAAG ATCGCCATCCCGGTCATCTCGGTCACCCACGTCAAGAAGACCAAGACGGCCCTCCTGGTGCCCAACGCAGTGGTGATTGCCACAGCAAACGACAGA TATGTCTTTGTGTCCTTCCTGGCCCGCGACAACACCTACAAGTTCCTCATGTCCGTCTGTCTTCACTTGGAG GAGAAGAGTCCGTGCAACAGCCCCATTCCGTCTTCACCCCAAATCACCTTCCGAGGTCGGACATCGCCTCGCACGCCGCGTTTCCCACTG AGTTTCCACGCTGACTTTGCCGACCTGAACGGAACGCTGCTGCGGAGTAGGCAGGACACGGAGGAAAGCAGCACTTCCGATTCCCAGACGCCGGATGACGACAAGGTGGCAG TCTATCCCGTTCCTCCCTTCCTGGAGGCATTGAAGTGCAGTGATGTTTCTCCACTTCCTGAACATCAGCACCAAGTAAAGAACCTTCTTCATCCCAAACATTCCAAGATTCCCAAGCAGGAAAGCAAGCAGCATGGTTTGGAAGTGAAGCGAGAGGATGCCAGAAGTGGACAAACGCTCTCCCTCAACACTCTACTGTGTGTTTACCTCTTTCT aGTATGCATTTTGATGCTGTCGTCATGCTTCCTGACCGTCAAGATGCTTTCCTTGGAGCATCGACTGGCGACGCTCGGTCCTGTAACAGAATTGGCTCAACCGGA CGACTTCCTGCAAAATAGTGACGACGTCAACAGGGAACTTTTCTCTGAACTACTGAGCCTCAACCTCAAGAAGTTGGAAAAGGTCTTAACTTGGAACCAACCAATCAGCTTTCACCCACAAT GTTCAGAAGAATCTTCAAAGACTTTTGGATGA
- the LOC119127213 gene encoding GRAM domain-containing protein 2B isoform X5, which translates to MTDTVTPLEEDDSSGTGAGTYRRDLNKDNHPIGSPKFDMSSEARQRSPTILDERLQSCEAEHQQINQHQLQRQQNPNRQHRNTSPLVRSKTFDASELIPVKTELHSKLERKKSHYSQLSKSNCQYHKIFKEISKDEQLGQSYTCALQKDILYQGRMFVSDHWICFHSKVFGKDTKIAIPVISVTHVKKTKTALLVPNAVVIATANDRYVFVSFLARDNTYKFLMSVCLHLEEKSPCNSPIPSSPQITFRGRTSPRTPRFPLSFHADFADLNGTLLRSRQDTEESSTSDSQTPDDDKVAVYPVPPFLEALKCSDVSPLPEHQHQVKNLLHPKHSKIPKQESKQHGLEVKREDARSGQTLSLNTLLCVYLFLVCILMLSSCFLTVKMLSLEHRLATLGPVTELAQPDDFLQNSDDVNRELFSELLSLNLKKLEKVQKNLQRLLDEAV; encoded by the exons ATGACTGACACCGTCACGCCGCTGGAGGAAGACGACAGCAGCGGAACCGGCGCAGGAACGTACAGACGTGACCTCAACAAAGACAACCATCCGATTGGCAG TCCAAAGTTTGACATGTCATCCGAGGCGCGTCAAAGAAGCCCTACGATACTCGATGAACGTCTGCAGAGCTGCGAGGCCGAACAccaacaaataaatcaacatcAGCTTCAACGACAACAAAATCCAAACCGCCAACATCGGAATACATCGCCGCTGGTCAG gTCCAAGACGTTTGACGCGTCGGAGCTGATTCCCGTGAAAACCGAGCTGCACTCCAAGCTGGAGAGGAAGAAATCTCACTACAGTCAG cTGTCCAAGAGTAACTGTCAATACCATAAAATCTTCAAGGAGATCAGCAAAGACGAGCAACTCGGGCAAA GTTACACGTGCGCGCTACAGAAGGACATCTTGTACCAGGGCCGCATGTTTGTCTCCGACCACTGGATCTGCTTCCACTCCAAAGTCTTTGGGAAAGACACCAAG ATCGCCATCCCGGTCATCTCGGTCACCCACGTCAAGAAGACCAAGACGGCCCTCCTGGTGCCCAACGCAGTGGTGATTGCCACAGCAAACGACAGA TATGTCTTTGTGTCCTTCCTGGCCCGCGACAACACCTACAAGTTCCTCATGTCCGTCTGTCTTCACTTGGAG GAGAAGAGTCCGTGCAACAGCCCCATTCCGTCTTCACCCCAAATCACCTTCCGAGGTCGGACATCGCCTCGCACGCCGCGTTTCCCACTG AGTTTCCACGCTGACTTTGCCGACCTGAACGGAACGCTGCTGCGGAGTAGGCAGGACACGGAGGAAAGCAGCACTTCCGATTCCCAGACGCCGGATGACGACAAGGTGGCAG TCTATCCCGTTCCTCCCTTCCTGGAGGCATTGAAGTGCAGTGATGTTTCTCCACTTCCTGAACATCAGCACCAAGTAAAGAACCTTCTTCATCCCAAACATTCCAAGATTCCCAAGCAGGAAAGCAAGCAGCATGGTTTGGAAGTGAAGCGAGAGGATGCCAGAAGTGGACAAACGCTCTCCCTCAACACTCTACTGTGTGTTTACCTCTTTCT aGTATGCATTTTGATGCTGTCGTCATGCTTCCTGACCGTCAAGATGCTTTCCTTGGAGCATCGACTGGCGACGCTCGGTCCTGTAACAGAATTGGCTCAACCGGA CGACTTCCTGCAAAATAGTGACGACGTCAACAGGGAACTTTTCTCTGAACTACTGAGCCTCAACCTCAAGAAGTTGGAAAAG GTTCAGAAGAATCTTCAAAGACTTTTGGATGAAGCCGTctga
- the LOC119127213 gene encoding GRAM domain-containing protein 2B isoform X2, producing the protein MTDTVTPLEEDDSSGTGAGTYRRDLNKDNHPIGSPKFDMSSEARQRSPTILDERLQSCEAEHQQINQHQLQRQQNPNRQHRNTSPLVRSKTFDASELIPVKTELHSKLERKKSHYSQLSKSNCQYHKIFKEISKDEQLGQSYTCALQKDILYQGRMFVSDHWICFHSKVFGKDTKIAIPVISVTHVKKTKTALLVPNAVVIATANDRYVFVSFLARDNTYKFLMSVCLHLEEKSPCNSPIPSSPQITFRGRTSPRTPRFPLSFHADFADLNGTLLRSRQDTEESSTSDSQTPDDDKVAGILANQIHKNCFYPVPPFLEALKCSDVSPLPEHQHQVKNLLHPKHSKIPKQESKQHGLEVKREDARSGQTLSLNTLLCVYLFLVCILMLSSCFLTVKMLSLEHRLATLGPVTELAQPDDFLQNSDDVNRELFSELLSLNLKKLEKVLTWNQPISFHPQCDMTL; encoded by the exons ATGACTGACACCGTCACGCCGCTGGAGGAAGACGACAGCAGCGGAACCGGCGCAGGAACGTACAGACGTGACCTCAACAAAGACAACCATCCGATTGGCAG TCCAAAGTTTGACATGTCATCCGAGGCGCGTCAAAGAAGCCCTACGATACTCGATGAACGTCTGCAGAGCTGCGAGGCCGAACAccaacaaataaatcaacatcAGCTTCAACGACAACAAAATCCAAACCGCCAACATCGGAATACATCGCCGCTGGTCAG gTCCAAGACGTTTGACGCGTCGGAGCTGATTCCCGTGAAAACCGAGCTGCACTCCAAGCTGGAGAGGAAGAAATCTCACTACAGTCAG cTGTCCAAGAGTAACTGTCAATACCATAAAATCTTCAAGGAGATCAGCAAAGACGAGCAACTCGGGCAAA GTTACACGTGCGCGCTACAGAAGGACATCTTGTACCAGGGCCGCATGTTTGTCTCCGACCACTGGATCTGCTTCCACTCCAAAGTCTTTGGGAAAGACACCAAG ATCGCCATCCCGGTCATCTCGGTCACCCACGTCAAGAAGACCAAGACGGCCCTCCTGGTGCCCAACGCAGTGGTGATTGCCACAGCAAACGACAGA TATGTCTTTGTGTCCTTCCTGGCCCGCGACAACACCTACAAGTTCCTCATGTCCGTCTGTCTTCACTTGGAG GAGAAGAGTCCGTGCAACAGCCCCATTCCGTCTTCACCCCAAATCACCTTCCGAGGTCGGACATCGCCTCGCACGCCGCGTTTCCCACTG AGTTTCCACGCTGACTTTGCCGACCTGAACGGAACGCTGCTGCGGAGTAGGCAGGACACGGAGGAAAGCAGCACTTCCGATTCCCAGACGCCGGATGACGACAAGGTGGCAGGTATCTTGGCCAATCAGATCCACAAGAACTGTT TCTATCCCGTTCCTCCCTTCCTGGAGGCATTGAAGTGCAGTGATGTTTCTCCACTTCCTGAACATCAGCACCAAGTAAAGAACCTTCTTCATCCCAAACATTCCAAGATTCCCAAGCAGGAAAGCAAGCAGCATGGTTTGGAAGTGAAGCGAGAGGATGCCAGAAGTGGACAAACGCTCTCCCTCAACACTCTACTGTGTGTTTACCTCTTTCT aGTATGCATTTTGATGCTGTCGTCATGCTTCCTGACCGTCAAGATGCTTTCCTTGGAGCATCGACTGGCGACGCTCGGTCCTGTAACAGAATTGGCTCAACCGGA CGACTTCCTGCAAAATAGTGACGACGTCAACAGGGAACTTTTCTCTGAACTACTGAGCCTCAACCTCAAGAAGTTGGAAAAGGTCTTAACTTGGAACCAACCAATCAGCTTTCACCCACAATGTGATATGACTTTGTGA
- the LOC119127213 gene encoding GRAM domain-containing protein 2B isoform X1: MTDTVTPLEEDDSSGTGAGTYRRDLNKDNHPIGSPKFDMSSEARQRSPTILDERLQSCEAEHQQINQHQLQRQQNPNRQHRNTSPLVRSKTFDASELIPVKTELHSKLERKKSHYSQLSKSNCQYHKIFKEISKDEQLGQSYTCALQKDILYQGRMFVSDHWICFHSKVFGKDTKIAIPVISVTHVKKTKTALLVPNAVVIATANDRYVFVSFLARDNTYKFLMSVCLHLEEKSPCNSPIPSSPQITFRGRTSPRTPRFPLSFHADFADLNGTLLRSRQDTEESSTSDSQTPDDDKVAGILANQIHKNCFYPVPPFLEALKCSDVSPLPEHQHQVKNLLHPKHSKIPKQESKQHGLEVKREDARSGQTLSLNTLLCVYLFLVCILMLSSCFLTVKMLSLEHRLATLGPVTELAQPDDFLQNSDDVNRELFSELLSLNLKKLEKVLTWNQPISFHPQCSEESSKTFG; encoded by the exons ATGACTGACACCGTCACGCCGCTGGAGGAAGACGACAGCAGCGGAACCGGCGCAGGAACGTACAGACGTGACCTCAACAAAGACAACCATCCGATTGGCAG TCCAAAGTTTGACATGTCATCCGAGGCGCGTCAAAGAAGCCCTACGATACTCGATGAACGTCTGCAGAGCTGCGAGGCCGAACAccaacaaataaatcaacatcAGCTTCAACGACAACAAAATCCAAACCGCCAACATCGGAATACATCGCCGCTGGTCAG gTCCAAGACGTTTGACGCGTCGGAGCTGATTCCCGTGAAAACCGAGCTGCACTCCAAGCTGGAGAGGAAGAAATCTCACTACAGTCAG cTGTCCAAGAGTAACTGTCAATACCATAAAATCTTCAAGGAGATCAGCAAAGACGAGCAACTCGGGCAAA GTTACACGTGCGCGCTACAGAAGGACATCTTGTACCAGGGCCGCATGTTTGTCTCCGACCACTGGATCTGCTTCCACTCCAAAGTCTTTGGGAAAGACACCAAG ATCGCCATCCCGGTCATCTCGGTCACCCACGTCAAGAAGACCAAGACGGCCCTCCTGGTGCCCAACGCAGTGGTGATTGCCACAGCAAACGACAGA TATGTCTTTGTGTCCTTCCTGGCCCGCGACAACACCTACAAGTTCCTCATGTCCGTCTGTCTTCACTTGGAG GAGAAGAGTCCGTGCAACAGCCCCATTCCGTCTTCACCCCAAATCACCTTCCGAGGTCGGACATCGCCTCGCACGCCGCGTTTCCCACTG AGTTTCCACGCTGACTTTGCCGACCTGAACGGAACGCTGCTGCGGAGTAGGCAGGACACGGAGGAAAGCAGCACTTCCGATTCCCAGACGCCGGATGACGACAAGGTGGCAGGTATCTTGGCCAATCAGATCCACAAGAACTGTT TCTATCCCGTTCCTCCCTTCCTGGAGGCATTGAAGTGCAGTGATGTTTCTCCACTTCCTGAACATCAGCACCAAGTAAAGAACCTTCTTCATCCCAAACATTCCAAGATTCCCAAGCAGGAAAGCAAGCAGCATGGTTTGGAAGTGAAGCGAGAGGATGCCAGAAGTGGACAAACGCTCTCCCTCAACACTCTACTGTGTGTTTACCTCTTTCT aGTATGCATTTTGATGCTGTCGTCATGCTTCCTGACCGTCAAGATGCTTTCCTTGGAGCATCGACTGGCGACGCTCGGTCCTGTAACAGAATTGGCTCAACCGGA CGACTTCCTGCAAAATAGTGACGACGTCAACAGGGAACTTTTCTCTGAACTACTGAGCCTCAACCTCAAGAAGTTGGAAAAGGTCTTAACTTGGAACCAACCAATCAGCTTTCACCCACAAT GTTCAGAAGAATCTTCAAAGACTTTTGGATGA
- the LOC119127213 gene encoding GRAM domain-containing protein 2B isoform X3 → MTDTVTPLEEDDSSGTGAGTYRRDLNKDNHPIGSPKFDMSSEARQRSPTILDERLQSCEAEHQQINQHQLQRQQNPNRQHRNTSPLVRSKTFDASELIPVKTELHSKLERKKSHYSQLSKSNCQYHKIFKEISKDEQLGQSYTCALQKDILYQGRMFVSDHWICFHSKVFGKDTKIAIPVISVTHVKKTKTALLVPNAVVIATANDRYVFVSFLARDNTYKFLMSVCLHLEEKSPCNSPIPSSPQITFRGRTSPRTPRFPLSFHADFADLNGTLLRSRQDTEESSTSDSQTPDDDKVAGILANQIHKNCFYPVPPFLEALKCSDVSPLPEHQHQVKNLLHPKHSKIPKQESKQHGLEVKREDARSGQTLSLNTLLCVYLFLVCILMLSSCFLTVKMLSLEHRLATLGPVTELAQPDDFLQNSDDVNRELFSELLSLNLKKLEKVQKNLQRLLDEAV, encoded by the exons ATGACTGACACCGTCACGCCGCTGGAGGAAGACGACAGCAGCGGAACCGGCGCAGGAACGTACAGACGTGACCTCAACAAAGACAACCATCCGATTGGCAG TCCAAAGTTTGACATGTCATCCGAGGCGCGTCAAAGAAGCCCTACGATACTCGATGAACGTCTGCAGAGCTGCGAGGCCGAACAccaacaaataaatcaacatcAGCTTCAACGACAACAAAATCCAAACCGCCAACATCGGAATACATCGCCGCTGGTCAG gTCCAAGACGTTTGACGCGTCGGAGCTGATTCCCGTGAAAACCGAGCTGCACTCCAAGCTGGAGAGGAAGAAATCTCACTACAGTCAG cTGTCCAAGAGTAACTGTCAATACCATAAAATCTTCAAGGAGATCAGCAAAGACGAGCAACTCGGGCAAA GTTACACGTGCGCGCTACAGAAGGACATCTTGTACCAGGGCCGCATGTTTGTCTCCGACCACTGGATCTGCTTCCACTCCAAAGTCTTTGGGAAAGACACCAAG ATCGCCATCCCGGTCATCTCGGTCACCCACGTCAAGAAGACCAAGACGGCCCTCCTGGTGCCCAACGCAGTGGTGATTGCCACAGCAAACGACAGA TATGTCTTTGTGTCCTTCCTGGCCCGCGACAACACCTACAAGTTCCTCATGTCCGTCTGTCTTCACTTGGAG GAGAAGAGTCCGTGCAACAGCCCCATTCCGTCTTCACCCCAAATCACCTTCCGAGGTCGGACATCGCCTCGCACGCCGCGTTTCCCACTG AGTTTCCACGCTGACTTTGCCGACCTGAACGGAACGCTGCTGCGGAGTAGGCAGGACACGGAGGAAAGCAGCACTTCCGATTCCCAGACGCCGGATGACGACAAGGTGGCAGGTATCTTGGCCAATCAGATCCACAAGAACTGTT TCTATCCCGTTCCTCCCTTCCTGGAGGCATTGAAGTGCAGTGATGTTTCTCCACTTCCTGAACATCAGCACCAAGTAAAGAACCTTCTTCATCCCAAACATTCCAAGATTCCCAAGCAGGAAAGCAAGCAGCATGGTTTGGAAGTGAAGCGAGAGGATGCCAGAAGTGGACAAACGCTCTCCCTCAACACTCTACTGTGTGTTTACCTCTTTCT aGTATGCATTTTGATGCTGTCGTCATGCTTCCTGACCGTCAAGATGCTTTCCTTGGAGCATCGACTGGCGACGCTCGGTCCTGTAACAGAATTGGCTCAACCGGA CGACTTCCTGCAAAATAGTGACGACGTCAACAGGGAACTTTTCTCTGAACTACTGAGCCTCAACCTCAAGAAGTTGGAAAAG GTTCAGAAGAATCTTCAAAGACTTTTGGATGAAGCCGTctga